The Dreissena polymorpha isolate Duluth1 chromosome 10, UMN_Dpol_1.0, whole genome shotgun sequence genome includes a region encoding these proteins:
- the LOC127848639 gene encoding uncharacterized protein LOC127848639 produces the protein MTMVDSGHPLFMTKGESLYRWESQPQAVTSGSRTLITVIGCGNAMVNSVPPFFVFPGLRIKSELLDGGGHGVDGTVTESRWSNSAVFKRYLEHHLLKYLPERCLDNPVLILYGHKSHINLGLIDWAKSQNIILFILPAHTSHVLQPLDVGCFGSFERIYSSVCHKFMRDNCGQSITRFNVCALGSNAYSQALSPNNLQASFRKTGIYPYDPNAIDPSVFKPSDALQQETSSLQSIIQP, from the exons ATGACAATGGTGGATTCGGGACACCCTTTATTTATGACCAAG ggcgagtcgttatataggtGGGAATCTCAGCCACAAGCAGTCACATCTGGTTCAAGAACCCTCATCACAGTCATTGGTTGCGGAAATGCCATGGTTAACAGTGTCCCGCCATTCTTTGTATTTCCAGGGTTACGAATTAAGTCGGAATTATTAGATGGTGGTGGTCATGGAGTTGATGGTACAGTCACTGAGTCCAGGTGGAGTAATAGTGCTGTGTTCAAAAGGTACCTAGAGCATCACCTGCTAAAATACTTACCTGAACGTTGTCTGGACAATCCTGTTCTGATTCTCTATGGCCATAAATCTCACATTAATTTGGGGTTGATTGATTGGGCCAAGTCACAGAACATAATCCTGTTTATTTTGCCCGCACACACGAGCCATGTTTTGCAGCCTCTAGATGTTGGTTGTTTTGGGTCATTCGAAAGGATCTACAGCTCTGTGTGTCACAAGTTCATGCGCGACAACTGCGGGCAAAGTATAACACGCTTCAATGTGTGTGCACTTGGAAGCAATGCATATTCACAAGCACTGTCACCAAATAATTTGCAGGCATCCTTTCGCAAAACCGGCATCTACCCATATGATCCAAATGCTATAGATCCCTCAGTATTCAAGCCATCAGATGCCCTTCAACAAGAAACCAGTTCTCTTCAATCAATCATCCAACCCTAA